The following DNA comes from Castor canadensis chromosome 15, mCasCan1.hap1v2, whole genome shotgun sequence.
ctttcttcttctcttttttatcaGTACACATCAATAGTCCAAGGGACTTCCTTGTGGtaatttcatacatgagtacagtaactcttgctttttaaacttaaaattgtTGAGAGTTCTCCAGACTGAggaatatttattacttttttgggagtggtggtacttgggttttgaactcagggcctcatgcttctaggcaggtgctttaccacttaagccacacctctagcctttttttgctttaattatttttcaggtatggtcttgtgtttttgcccagggctagtcTCAGATCTCTATCCATCTACttatgtctcctgagtagctgggattacaggtgcgatccaccatacctggccttaatttattacttttaattgATGTAATCTATTGTAGGAATGAGCCAAACTAGAGACAGACTGTTCTTCCAAAGAAAGTGAGCCCTCTTCTTGACACCCCCGAACACTTGCCCTTGGCCAGGTTGGGCCATGTTGCTCTGTGAAACATCAATGCACAACTAAACTCCCACCAGCCCTGGAGAAGGGCTCACTTGCCCACACCTAGGATGGGTACCGAGGATCATCCAGCTTCTGAACATTTTTGCCAATCTGGTGAGTTAAAATGGTGCCTCACtgtgttattttaatttgcacGTCTCTGTTTACTAATgaagataaacatttttaaaaacatgttttaggCATTTGGGCTTCCTGCCTATTCATATCCCCGTCCCATGTTCCTATTGGTTTATTGCAAAAGTTTTGTTTATAATGTTTTCTGTtgtaaagttttcattttaatggaatacattctctctctctttctctccctccctctctctctatctctccttCTAATGTCTGATTTTAAGATCAAAGCACCATCAGACAGTACATCCACAAGCTTTATATAGCtttagttaaaaaaacaaacaaacaaacaaacaaaaaaaaccccagtgaAACCAAGACACTATTTCAAAGTCTGGGCCCTTCCAGCCTTCCAAATACAAGAGACCTGGGAAAGTTGTATGTATCAATTGGaagaacaagacaaaaatatgaatggaaccatgacatttcataaaacaaaattttatataacCAAAGGATCCTTTCTGGGACTAGTTAACTGCCTTtacaaaagaggaggaagaaaaaaaaaaagaccctaaccAAAACATAACAGAATGAAATTTCAGTGTCCTGAATCAACTTGTTACACATCAAAACAAACCCACAGCATCCTGGCAAACATCatgctctcatttttttttttcatttttcttttattattcatatgtgcatacaaggcttgggtcatttctcccccctgcccccaccccctcccttaccacccactccgctccctccctctccccctccctcaatacccagcagaaactattttgcccttatttctaattttgttgtagagagagtataagcaataataggaaggaacaaggggttttgctggttgagataaggatagctatacagggcattgactcacattgatttcctgtgcgtgtgtgttgccttctaggttaattctttttgatctcaccttttctctagttcctgttccccttttcctattggcctcagttgctttaaggtatctgctttagtttctctgcgttaagggcacatgctagctagttttttaggtgtcttacctatcctcacccctcccttgtgtgctctcgcttttatcatgtgctcatagtccaatccccttgttgtgtttgcccttgatctaatgtccacatatgaggaagaacatacgatttttggttttttgagccaggctaacctcactcagaatgatgttctccaattccatccatttaccagcgaatgataacatttcgttcttcttcatggctgcataaaattccattgtgtatagataccacattttcttaatccattcatcagtgctggggcatcttggctgtttccataacttggctattgtgaatagtgccgcaataaacatggatgtgcaggtgcctctggagtaacagtcttttgggcatgctctcatttttctgtctctttctagAGCAAGAATACTGATTCATTTCAGCAGAGACTCCACAGGCAACAGGAAAGATTGTggtattaaaatattcatttatactTTTGTGGTAGCTCACCAGTGGTCTTATTTCGGGGCAAGCTTACAAACCATACAGGTTGGAAGCATAACTTACATGGtgctaaaactaaaaaaaaagtaaaggaaaaaaaagaagtggggcaGAGACAAAAATCACCCTCTGGGAATAGCCAGGGGCATTTAAAGGAACCATGAGAatgccaagaaaaacaaaaacagaccagcaaaaataaatataaagtctAGAATTCAAAATTATACGTAGAGTTTTAGCAtttaacaaaaatgccatttcaaATGAGTGGGGAAAGAGGTATTATTCAATAAAGGAATGAATCAGGTATTGGGGTACAACAGTTGGAAACGAGCTGGAGCCACGGTCCACACCATGTCCTCGtatgttttcataaattcttcttctatttattttctagtcaattttcattattatattattctAGGAAATAAACAATTTTATCTGAACTTTTCAATTAACATAGAACTTTGCATCTTCTCTTGTGATCTTCAAAAGCTTGTCTTGATTTTTGCACTATTTTTCTTtgtccttatttcctttttttttttttgaggtttatcTATTAGTCTTTTCAAGGAactaaatttttggttttgctaaTCTTTACTATAGATCTTTGTTTGCTCTTTCATCAATTTTGGCTCTTATCTTTGGCATTTCTTTCTCAACtcccttgttttattttggtattttcttCATGTAGgcacttgatttatttttctatcttctttccTAAGTGTATGGatttgaatttgaattatttAGCTGCATGGTGAGTAAGTTAAAGCACAATGCTCTCTTAGCACAATTCagcagtttctttcttcattaaGCATTTTGCtagatgtacttttttttttaaattagattccAGAGTTCTGAAAAAGTTGTTGACAGTTTACTCATTGCTGTAGGAGGTAAAAACTTTTTGAGTTCCTTACTTTGTCATATTCAGTGACATTACTTTCATTAAATCTAGAAAGTTCTTTGTCACTTTTAATACTTATCCTTCTCCTGGTAACTCTTGATGGACATCCTTATTCTTCATTCTATGTCTCagtctctttcttattttctgtctttatattCTGCataatttctccacatctttcaGTTTACTATTTCTCTCTTCAGCTGTATCTGATCCACTTTTAAACTCATctgttgacatttttatttcaataactATGTTTTCTATTCTATACATTCTATACATTGTACTTGGCACttaaaaaatatgtctattctgtCCTCATGGTGTCTTATTCTTAGGGCTCTTCTTTATATCTGATCAGTTAAAAACACTTTTGTTGTCACATTGTCAGGGTTCTGATCCAATCCTTCCATTTGTTATGtttgctgatttctttctttcctatttttcttaagatgggtctttctatgtagcccatgccactcactatcctcctgtctcagtctccaaagtgctgaggttacaggcatgtgtcatcatgcccagcctgtttgattctttgtcttagggatattttataaataaaacatatcaTAGTTATAAATTATTAGTTCATTTTTGACAAGCTCCCCTGCTCCCCAATGAGAATCTCTTCATGCTTTATTTGTGgttttgcatttgtttctgtCAGAAGTCCCAAGGAGATCACCAGATACCATCAGATACCAATTTTTATGCTTACTTTGAGGCATGAAGGTTAGCAAAAATTGAAGTTCCAAATCTGTGCAAAGGGCAGGCTTAAGGTTTATATTTCTCACCTCGCccgcccaccccccccccaaaaaaaaaaaaaaagcacaggtaGAGATGACCATGTCTGGCTCCTCTATGTTTATGGAAGGTGTATGTCTTCTCTATCTTTTCCTTAAGGGTACAGGCTTCCCAGGGTGCTAACTTGCTGCAAGGGTCTCAGTTCTAAACTCCCACTTGTTTGGGCTCAAGGCCTCATTTCCTGGTTTGAGAATGTATGCAAACCCACAGTCCAGCTTTTTGAAACAATACTTCCCAGGCCTCCCATCCACACTTCATACTTCATAGCTTGCATGATCACTGCTCTTGTCATtctggcatttttctttctttcttccttccttccttccttcctttctctctctctctctctctttctttcctctctccctccctctctctttccttccttccttttttgccaACTCAGTCATTCagttaaataaatattgattaaatttCCACCAATATTTTTAGGTAAATACAGGAGGAGGACTTTCAGTGTTCAGTGGTTTTTCATCTTGCTGGAACTAATACTATCCTCTCAGCTTCCTTGACTGGGAACTTGTCCCCTGCCTGTTCCTTTACCTTGTCCCCTCTTTTCCAAGAGTCTTCATTTGGTCCTCTTCTTCTGTTTCCTCTCCTATCCCCTTGAGACCATGGGTCCCTAGATACTAATGgccttttctttggcagtactgggctttgaactcaggtcctcatgcttcctctgcttgagccatgccctcagcccactaattgtttgtttgtttgtttttaaataagaaagcaGGACAGGTGTAGCTAAGAGACTCAGACAAAGCTaggtttgaatatttttttcagaCCACTTATTAGCTGAGTGACCTGGGAGCAAGTTACTTAGTTATTTTGGGTTCATTTGCTCATGTGTAAAGTGAGTGAAATAGAGAGCAGAGAACTCTGAAGGCAGGGCTGTGAATTTGCACTTAACGAGGGGATGGGCAAGGATTCACATCCATGAGGCGTAAGGCACACCATCAAGCACTTTATATTTAGTTAATCCCACAAGGCATAATTATTGTCCCATGAAACAGAGGTTAACAGTGGTTGGGTAAGTtgcttagttctgtttcattccaCTGGATGACTGCTTGGGGCTGAACATTCTTTATGAAGACGATTTATTCTTCATCGGAGACCTCAGTCAGCATTAGAAGTAATTAAAGTTTCTTTCATTGTATCTCACTAATTTATGGGGAgactgattttcttctttgaattctGGAATGATCTCCCCCATCAGGTGTGTGCTGCTGAACTGCTAGGAGCAGTTGGAGCTTCCTTCCTGCAAGAAGAGCCAAGACTCAGGCCCTTCTCTTTTGACCACTTCCCACCACACACAACTAGATGTTTGGAGCATTTTCTGCCTaacttcccctcccctgcccagcAGACCCTGCATACAAGTAGAGGAGGTGAAATGCTTTCTGCTCCGTCACTTTCCAGGTGCCAAGCTACACACGCGAAGGGCACACAGACCAGGCCCTCCCCACCACCCTCACTTACAGTAATGGGCCACAGGATGAAGACCAGATATCTGTTAATGGCGAGGGTGTGGATGACAATGAAGAAGAGGAGGATGGACAACTCCATGGTGAGGATGAGCGTCAAGATGGGGTGCACCGGAAAGAGGGAGAACAGGTACATATCAAGCAGCAGGCAGATCTGCAAGGAAATATCCGCCTGAGCCCCTCTGGAGACCCCTGGAGCCCGCCCCTCCACCCTTCCTGGTCTTAGgaccccctcccttcccatgcAGGGATACCGGTCCAACTCACCAGACTAACGATCTTGACCGGGGCATGCCCCAGCATCCAgaattctttattgttgtcttttAATTCCCACACGTAGCGTTCGTACCCCTTCCTTGTGCCCACGCTATCCTTTGGCTGTTCTTTCTTGGCTGCGGGCTTGGGAGGCATGGCTGGTTGGAGTCCTCAGCTTCTCACGGCCTTCCCAGCTTCTCTTGCAGGCCTGACTTAGGAGACAGCCTGATGTCTACCGACCTGTTCAGAGGCCACGCTTGTCAAACCGCCAGGACCAGCGAATGTCAACGTCTGTTCCCTTCCGCGTGCCCCCTCGCCTCCTGACCAGAGCCGGTGACATTTACCTGGCTGCGTCCAGATGCGCCCACCCTCCAACTCAGAAGCCTCCCGATGCAGAACTCCCCTCGTGGTCCTAGCGAGGCCTTCCAAAGTAGCTCAGGTCGTTTTTCGGCGCTCCCGCCTTGGGGGGCTGGATTGACAGGAACCCTGGGGTCACGTCCCTCCCCGCCGCAGCGCGTCTCGGACTCACTGCCACGCGCATGGAGATGTAACGCGACTTTTACACAAGGCAAACGACACGCGGAAGCTGAAGTATTTGCCGATTTAGCAGCCCTGATTTTATGGTCATACGCAGACCGGGTTGGGTGACAGAGAGAGCTCAGCGATGGGTGGCATGGAGAGAGAGATTGGGTGCTGGGGAGGACCAGCTGGCTTCAGTGCAAGCTGGACTGGAGCGTCTCCTTGGCGGCCtgctcttctttcattttattcctaatcACCTTGATGACCAGCAACGCATCGATGCAACACAGGATTGCCGCTCCAACGCACAGGGACTGTCAGATACAAGGCAGATACAAGGTAGGAAGCAAAGACTGGGTTATTTTGCAACTCAGTGCAACCTCTCATCCTCATCCCAGTCCTGGTCCCCTCCGATCCCTCCATGGATTTTGGAAATGGTGTGGTTTGCTGCCAGGAAGGTACTTTACCTGATGCCAAGGCTCAGGGATGTGCTCTGGCCCTAACAGGCTTGTGGCAGGGCTGGGGTCCTGAGAAGGCTTCTATTAGGCTGTGTGTTAGGAGGGGCAGGAAGGGGCACAACCGGAAGGAGGAGAACCCCAGATACTGGAGTCTGAGGAGCTCTGCAGCTGCTGAGAGGCCAGGCAGAGTTCAGGATGGGGAGGTGCAAGGACTCTTGTCAAGGGAAGAGGACAGATCTGAGACTTAGAGAACTCATTTGTAGTGGCAAGAAAGTGAACCAGCTGGAGGCAGGAAGACCTGGGGATGGGCTGAGGCCACTCAGGCAAGAATGGATGGAGATCTGGGGATGGGAACAAGAGTGGGAGTACCCGATATTCTAACCTTGGATGTTTCTCTTGGCTGCTTAATGAACTTTTCCTGAGTAGGTCTTACCCTACCTAATGTGTGAGCTCTCCCAGAGGAAGGGGGCTCTATTTCCAGTACTGAGTGTGGCACAATTCAGTGGGTCTTAAAATATTTACCCATTATGGAATgaattcagaaaactgaaacttttcctggattaatttttGTCCGAATTGTTTACCTTCTTGAACTGAAGTTCCATCTCCCCACTCTTTCCATCTCCCAAGCATCTGATCTGCCATTTCTTGTGTACTTCCCACCCCTCATCTGTCTTTAAAACACAATTTGCTTCTCCAGAAAAGTCAAAGTTCTACTTATAGGCAAAAATATCTTGTTCCAATACTTCAGACATTCTCAAAAGGGGTTCCACAGACACTTGTTTTTTTGTGCTTATTTGGAGAATGCATATTAGGACTGATTTTCATGAGCTTAGAGTTTGTGCAACTTCACATTATCTGAGAGAGTCACTACAAAAACAGAAGGAATGGTGGTAGGTATTTTGTTCTGCTAATGACATAATGATGGTCTGCCAGTTTTCTTTTCAGAGTCTtgatcttaaatgaagttatggAGGCCTCTACTCACCCCTCCAATGTAGTACAActgcctccttcccttttcttgaATTGTCAAGACAGCGACTACTAAAAGGAATATAGTTGAAATGATACTGTTGATAAGATCCTGTAATACAGAGTAGAACATTGTAAATGTTACATGAAAAtgtaatttcagaaaatatttaaattggttGGTTACCTAACTAAGGATGGATGCCTCTTAAACTTCCATTTGATTAAGAGTGATCTTCAGAGTCATAATTCCCAAATTCTCCAGAGACATGAGTTTATGTGATTTTTAGGCTTGGATAGGACTCTGTGCAGAAATGAGCTTAATTTCATTAGAgcaccatttttttaaaacaactgatGACTTTTACATCTGACTTTGGTTTTTAAAGAGCACAGAAAGGTGAGCATGAAAAAACCTAGTGGTCTAGGGGTTTGCCCAAATTGGCCATctacaaatacattttttgaagactaatattttaaattaatgtaaattCTGCACTTTACCCTATAACACATttgttttaatgt
Coding sequences within:
- the Cmtm2 gene encoding CKLF-like MARVEL transmembrane domain-containing protein 2; this translates as MPPKPAAKKEQPKDSVGTRKGYERYVWELKDNNKEFWMLGHAPVKIVSLICLLLDMYLFSLFPVHPILTLILTMELSILLFFIVIHTLAINRYLVFILWPITDILNDLLCGGFLLGGLIFAVHIRRSMPMSYFVAVVRPSLLGCGFAPNLPLLKN